GAGGGCGAGCCATGCCAGAGGGGCGGGAAGGCCCCCCAGCCTCTCTCTCAGGCGCCCGTAAAGCGCCTCCACTATCTGAGGCACGGCCACAAGCACGGTCGCCTCCGTTTCCCTGACGGCCCTCAGCATCTCCGCCCCCTTCAGGCTCCCCGGATAGGTGATGCGTCCCCCCAGCAGAAGGGGGACCAGGAAGGTGCACATGAAGGGATACGTATGATGAAGGGGCAGGACGGCGAGCACATTGTCCCGGCCCGAGATGATGCCCATGCCCATCACCGCCTGGGCGTCGGAAAGCAGGTTCCCATGGGTGAGCATGACTGCCTTGGGGTTGCCGGTGGTCCCCGACGTGTAAAGAAGGGAGGCCACGGCCTCGTCGTCTTCATCTTCCCCCGGAGGGGCTTCGGGCCGGGGGGAAGCCTCAAGAGGAGAGTCCACGTTGAGCTTCCGGATGTCGAGGTCCGTCAGGGCCGCGTCCGCCGCCCTAGCCGTGGCGTTCGTATGAATGAGCACCCGGGCCCCGGAGTCCGCAAGGATGTTGCGCATCTCCCGCGCGGTGAGACGGACATCCAGGGGAACGGCGACCTGGCCCGAAAGCAGGATGCCCAGGTAGGCCGCGCACCATTCGGGGCGCGCCTCCCCCAGCAGGGCCACCTTCTCCCTCGGGGCCAGGCCGAAGCCGCCGAGGGCGGCGCCCAGGGAGCGGGCCTTCTCCAGGAAATCCCGGTACGTGAGGGGCTCCCAGCCCCCGGGGCCGCGGAAAAGAAAGGCCGTTTTCTCGCCGTGCCGGAGGGCCGCCGAGCGGAGGGTCGCCTGTATGGTCCGCCCCTTCACCGGAGGAGTCCTAAAGCCTTCCGGTGAAGGGCCCGGTTTCCCGAGGCCAGAAGCGAAGCGCTCCTCTTGACAAGGAGGGGCACCTCGTCGAGCCCCTCTCCTTCGAGGTCGGTCATCATCCCCCCGGCCTCCTTCACCAGGAGCCATCCGGCGGCGAAATCGACGCTCCGCGAAGGAGCCGGGTTGACGAAGATACTCACGGCTCCCGCAGCCAGGTAGGCCAGGTCCAGGGCCACGGCCCCCAGGCACCGCGTGCGCCGGGCGTCCTTGAACAGGGGCAGTATCCGGGGGACGTCCCTCTCGGGGCTCTGGGCCTCGTAGGCCACCACGTAGAGGGTCTCGTCCCGCTGGGCATGCACGGGCTCGCCGTTCAGAAAGGCCCCCTTGCCCAGCTCCGCCCAGAACTCGTCGCCGTTTACCAGGTTGATGACGTAAGAGACCTCCGCGCCCTTGAGCGTATCGCCTCGGGCCACCGCCATGGAGGTGCAGTAATAGGGCAGGCCGCTGATGGCGTTTCGACTCCCGTCGATGGGGTCCACGAGGACCCGCCGGTCCCCGCCGCCGTTGAGGCTCACTTCGCCCGCCTCCTCGGAGACGACCAGGAGGGGCAGGCCCGAGGCCCCGAGGGCTGCGATGACAATCTCCTCGGCCTTCTTGTCCACCGGGTGCGTCCGGTCCCCCCCGGCCCCGCGGGGATAGCGGCCCCGGGCGTAGCCCGCCGCACCCTCCGCCCTGAAGGAGGCAATCTCCCGCCGGATGTCCCGCCCTATGGAGCGCAAAAGGTCAAGCATCAATGGAGTATTGTACCCCGAGCGGAGGGCAAACGTCCTCCGTCCGGAGGCTTTCTCTTTAGAACCTGTCTCACAATTGATTTCGAAGCGAAAGAGAGAATAAATGGCGGCAGACAAGGAGGAAAGGGGAAATCGCCGGAGGCGCAGCAGAGCTGCGTTGAGGACGATTTTTCCTCCAGGACGCCGTATGACGCCATTTAGGCCTCTTTGAGCCGGAAGCAATTTCGAGACAGGTTCTCCTGTTATTTTTGCCGCGCCCCACTTATAATAATAGTGAATACGTCCGTGGAGGTTGGACCATGGATGGCCGCGCCCTGAAAGACGAAGACATCGAGATTGCCCTTCTGAAGGAAGTGCCCCTTTCCTTTGCCAAGGGAAACGCGGTCCTGCCGGTAAGGAGGGAGAACGGCACCCTTTTCGGCCTGGTGGCCGACGACCTGGGAAAACTGGCCATGCGTGAGCTGGCCGTGCGCTACGGCCTCACCCCCCGGACGGAGAGCATGGAGCGGGAGAAGGTCCTTGAGCTCATCAACAGGTTCTACGGGCAGGTGGGCTCGGCCGAGGAGGTGATGCACCGCATCAGCGGGGACGACCTCTCCTCGGTGGCCACGGAGTTCGAGCGCCCCCGGGACATCCTGGAGCTTACCGAGGAAGGCCCCATCATCCGGCTGCTGAACGCCCTGCTGCAGCAGGCCGTAAAGGAAAGGGCCAGCGACATCCACGTGGAGCCCTACGAGAAGGAGCTTGAGGTGCGCATCCGCGTGGACGGCGTCCTGAGGAGCGTTCTCTCCCCGCCCAAGATAATCCAGGACGCCCTGGTCAGCCGGGTGAAGATAATGGCCAACCTCGACATCGCCGAGAAGCGGCTCCCCCAGGACGGGCGCATCCGCCTGCTGGTGGGGGGGCGGGACATAGACATCAGGGTCTCGGTGGTGCCCACCGTCCACGGGGAGCGGGCGGTCCTGAGGCTCCTGGACAGGATGCAGGGCATCCTGGGGCTCTGGGAGGTGGGCATGGAGAAGGTCCAGGAGGCCGCCTTCGAGGAGCTTCTCATGCGGCCCGACGGCATCGTCCTGGTGACGGGGCCCACCGGCTCGGGAAAGACCACCACGCTTTACGCCGCCCTCAACCGCATCCATTCGGAGGAGAAGAATATCGTCACCGTCGAGGACCCGGTGGAGTACCAGCTCAAGGGCATCGGCCAGATACCGGTGAATCCGCGGACGGGCCTTACCTTCGCCAGAGGGCTCCGCTCCATCCTGAGGCAGGACCCCGACGTCATCCTGGTGGGGGAGATACGGGACCGGGAGACGGCGGAGATAGCTATCCAGGCCTCCCTCACGGGGCATCTCGTGCTCTCCACGCTGCACACGACGGACTCCTCAAGCGCCCTCACGCGGCTGGTGGACATGGGAGTGGAGCACTTTCTTGTTGCCTCCTCCCTGAGCGCGGTGCTGGCGCAGCGCCTGGCGCGCCTCATCTGCCCCCACTGCAAGGAATCCTACCGGCCCACGGCCGCCGAGTCGGTCTACTTCGCCTCGCCGCCGGAGGCCCTGTGGCGGGGAAGCGGGTGCGCAAAGTGTAACGGCACCGGCTACCTGGGCCGCCTGGGCATCTTCGAGCTCCTGGTCGTGGACGGCGAGGTGCGCCGCATGGTGAGCGACCTCAGGGACGCCCCAGCCATCAAGGCCTACGCCGTCTCCCGGGGTATGCGGACCCTGAGGGAGGACGGCCTGGCCAAGGTCCTGGCGGGCCAGACGACGCTTGAGGAAGTCCTGAGAACCACGCAGAAAGACGATGCCGCTTTATAAGTACAAGGGGTATGACCCGCGGGGCGGGGAGGCCGTGGGCACCGTGCAGGCCGACGGCCCCCACGACGCCGCCCTGAAGGTCAAGGCCCTGGGGCTTTATCCCCGGAAGCTCGAGCGCCTGGCTTACGGCAAAAAGGGGCGGCTTTCGGCCCTCCTGCCCCAGAGGGAGGGGGGGCATCTGCCCTCGGCCACCCGGCAGCTGGCCGTCCTCCTTCACTCCGGCGTCCCCCTGGTGGAGGCACTGCGGGCGCTGTCCGAGGAGAAGGGGGGGCGCCTCAGGGGAATCCTGGTGGGGATAAGGGAGCAGGTGGCCTCCGGCTCGAGCCTGGCCCGGTCCCTGGAGGGCCACCCCGGGCTGTTTCCGGAATTCTACCGGAACATGGTGGCCGCCGGAGAGCAGAGCGGAAACCTCGACACCGTCCTGATGCGCCTGGCCGATTACCTGGAGTTTCAGGACTCCGTGCGGGAGAAGGTCCGTACGGCCCTGATGTATCCGGTCTTCATGGCCGCCGTGAGCGTGCTCGTGCTGGGTTTTCTCTTCACGTTCGTCGTGCCGAAGATCGTTACGATATTCGAGGACACACAAAGCGCGCTGCCCTTTCTCACCGTGGCCCTCATCGCCATAAGCAACCTCTTCGTCCATTACTGGTGGGCCCTTCTCCTAGGGGCAGCGCTCGCCGCCCTGGGGATACGGAGATTCTTCCGCTCCCACAAGTCCAGGGCGGACAGGCTTCTCTTCCGCCCCCTCGAGAGCCTCTATCTCACCCGGTTCGCCCGGACCCTGGGGTTCCTCCTGGAGGGAGGGCTCCCCGTCCTCAGGGCCATGGAGCTTGCGGGAAAGGCGTCGGGAAACGC
This genomic interval from Nitrospirota bacterium contains the following:
- a CDS encoding type II secretion system F family protein, producing MPLYKYKGYDPRGGEAVGTVQADGPHDAALKVKALGLYPRKLERLAYGKKGRLSALLPQREGGHLPSATRQLAVLLHSGVPLVEALRALSEEKGGRLRGILVGIREQVASGSSLARSLEGHPGLFPEFYRNMVAAGEQSGNLDTVLMRLADYLEFQDSVREKVRTALMYPVFMAAVSVLVLGFLFTFVVPKIVTIFEDTQSALPFLTVALIAISNLFVHYWWALLLGAALAALGIRRFFRSHKSRADRLLFRPLESLYLTRFARTLGFLLEGGLPVLRAMELAGKASGNAWLSERSRVAALKVKEGGRLSASLAGLPPVLLELIATGERSGQLAAVLEQAGKSYETEFDRRIQRGLALLEPAMILTMGVVVGLIVFAVLLPMFQLNQIIK
- the gspE gene encoding type II secretion system ATPase GspE → MDGRALKDEDIEIALLKEVPLSFAKGNAVLPVRRENGTLFGLVADDLGKLAMRELAVRYGLTPRTESMEREKVLELINRFYGQVGSAEEVMHRISGDDLSSVATEFERPRDILELTEEGPIIRLLNALLQQAVKERASDIHVEPYEKELEVRIRVDGVLRSVLSPPKIIQDALVSRVKIMANLDIAEKRLPQDGRIRLLVGGRDIDIRVSVVPTVHGERAVLRLLDRMQGILGLWEVGMEKVQEAAFEELLMRPDGIVLVTGPTGSGKTTTLYAALNRIHSEEKNIVTVEDPVEYQLKGIGQIPVNPRTGLTFARGLRSILRQDPDVILVGEIRDRETAEIAIQASLTGHLVLSTLHTTDSSSALTRLVDMGVEHFLVASSLSAVLAQRLARLICPHCKESYRPTAAESVYFASPPEALWRGSGCAKCNGTGYLGRLGIFELLVVDGEVRRMVSDLRDAPAIKAYAVSRGMRTLREDGLAKVLAGQTTLEEVLRTTQKDDAAL
- a CDS encoding inositol monophosphatase family protein, with protein sequence MLDLLRSIGRDIRREIASFRAEGAAGYARGRYPRGAGGDRTHPVDKKAEEIVIAALGASGLPLLVVSEEAGEVSLNGGGDRRVLVDPIDGSRNAISGLPYYCTSMAVARGDTLKGAEVSYVINLVNGDEFWAELGKGAFLNGEPVHAQRDETLYVVAYEAQSPERDVPRILPLFKDARRTRCLGAVALDLAYLAAGAVSIFVNPAPSRSVDFAAGWLLVKEAGGMMTDLEGEGLDEVPLLVKRSASLLASGNRALHRKALGLLR